The Mycteria americana isolate JAX WOST 10 ecotype Jacksonville Zoo and Gardens chromosome 25, USCA_MyAme_1.0, whole genome shotgun sequence genome includes a window with the following:
- the LOC142420571 gene encoding uncharacterized protein LOC142420571, whose amino-acid sequence MPGSPVTSSPLGHWGPLSPPPWTPGSPVTSPPGTPESPVTPSLDTGVPCHPPPWMPGSPVTPPEHWGPLSPAPPWGPLSPAPCRHPGPLSPPPWTPGSPVTSPPRDTRVPCHPRLGHWGPLSPVPLGHRGPLSPPQNTGVPCHQPPPWGPLSPPPWTPGSPVTPPEHRGPLSPAPPLGSPVTPSLDTGVPCHPLPGHRGPLRQPPQTPVSLSPALSSLQVALVLQGWGGGGGTHTTRHDTPALGAPQGAGSWGGHTTWGHPAAPQLGGSRGAPEPLGGGGWGEKAPPALSPRQRWVALSLWEVALGVTGGPPSSPHSPPPPFLWQLFPFLDVFSSFGWIKVDFCISSSSPPVAPNPPGTGGAGGDNGVPRCPP is encoded by the exons atgcctgggtcccctgtcACCAGCTCCCCCCTGGGACACTGGGGTCCCTTGTCACCCCCTCCctggacaccggggtcccctgtcaccagccccccagggacaccggagtcccctgtcaccccctccctggacaccggggtcccctgtcaccccccgccctggatgcctgggtcccctgtcacccccccagaacactggggtcccctgtcaccagCCCCCCCttggggtcccctgtcaccagCCCCCTGCAGACACccgggtcccctgtcaccccctccctggacaccggggtcccctgtcaccagcccccccagggacaccagggtcccctgtcacccccgcCTCGGACactggggtcccctgtcaccagTCCCCTTgggacaccggggtcccctgtcacccccccagaacaccggggtcccctgtcaccaGCCCCCCCCttggggtcccctgtcaccccctccctggacaccggggtcccctgtcacccccccagaacaccggggtcccctgtcaccaGCCCCCCCCttggggtcccctgtcaccccctccctggacacc ggggtcccctgtcaccccctccctggacaccggggtcccctgcGCCAGCCCCCGCAGACGCCCGTGTCCCTGTCACCAGccctctccagcctgcaggtgGCACTTGTgctccagggatgggggggggggggggggacacacacgacacgACACGACACCCCAGCCTtgggggcaccccagggtgctggcagctgggggggacacacgacatgGGGacaccccgctgccccccaacttggggggtcccggggggctccCGAaccccttgggggggggggttggggggagaaGGCCCCCCCCGCCTTGTCCCCAAGGCAGCGGTGGGTGGCATTGTCCCTTTGGGAGGTGGCTTTAGGGGTGACGGGGGGGCCCCCAagctccccccactcccccccccccccttttttgtgGCAGCTTTTTCCGTTTTTGGATGTTTTTAGTAGTTTTGGGTGGATTAAAGTCgatttctgtatttccagctcGTCTCCGCCCGTGGCCCCAAACCCCCCCGggacggggggggcggggggggataaTGGGGTCCCCAGGTGCCCCCCCtga